From Elephas maximus indicus isolate mEleMax1 chromosome 1, mEleMax1 primary haplotype, whole genome shotgun sequence, a single genomic window includes:
- the HTR1B gene encoding 5-hydroxytryptamine receptor 1B: MEEPGAQCAPPPPAGSLTEVWQANLTAARSHNCSAEGYIYQDFIALPWKVLLVILLSLITLATTLSNAFVITTVYRTRKLHTPANYLIASLAVTDLLVSILVMPISTMYTFTGRWTLGQVVCDFWLSSDITCCTASILHLCVIALDRYWAITDAVEYSAKRTPKRAAVMIVLVWIFSISISLPPFFWRQAKAEEEVSDCVVNTDHILYTVYSTVGAFYLPTLLLIALYGRIYVEARSRILKQTPNRTGKRLTRAQLITDSPGSTSSVTSVNSRAADVPSESGSPVYVNQVKVRVSDALLEKKKLMAARERKATKTLGIILGAFIACWLPFFIISLVMPICRDACWFHLAIFDFFTWLGYLNSLINPIIYTMSNEDFKQAFHKLIRFKCTN, from the coding sequence ATGGAGGAGCCAGGCGCTCAGTGCGCCCCGCCGCCGCCTGCGGGCTCCCTGACCGAGGTTTGGCAAGCCAACCTAACCGCTGCTCGCTCTCACAACTGCAGCGCCGAAGGCTACATTTACCAGGACTTCATCGCCTTGCCCTGGAAAGTGCTGCTGGTCATTCTGCTGTCGCTGATCACCTTGGCCACCACACTCTCCAATGCCTTCGTGATCACCACTGTGTACCGGACCCGGAAGCTGCACACCCCGGCCAATTACCTTATCGCCTCCTTGGCGGTCACCGACTTGCTCGTGTCCATCCTGGTGATGCCCATCAGCACCATGTACACTTTCACTGGACGCTGGACTCTGGGCCAGGTGGTCTGCGACTTCTGGCTGTCGTCCGACATCACCTGTTGCACTGCTTCCATCCTGCACCTCTGTGTCATCGCCCTGGACCGCTACTGGGCCATCACCGACGCCGTGGAGTACTCAGCCAAAAGGACTCCCAAGAGAGCGGCGGTCATGATTGTGCTGGTCTGGATATTCTCCATCTCCATCTCTCTTCCACCTTTCTTCTGGCGCCAAGCCAAAGCCGAGGAGGAGGTGTCGGACTGCGTGGTGAACACAGATCACATCCTCTACACGGTCTACTCCACGGTGGGCGCTTTCTACTTGCCCACCCTGCTCCTCATCGCCCTCTATGGCCGCATCTACGTGGAAGCCCGTTCCCGGATTTTGAAACAGACGCCCAACAGGACCGGTAAGCGCCTGACTCGAGCCCAACTGATAACCGACTCCCCCGGGTCTACTTCCTCGGTTACCTCCGTTAACTCGCGGGCCGCCGACGTGCCCAGCGAATCCGGGTCTCCTGTGTACGTGAACCAAGTCAAAGTGCGAGTCTCCGACGCCCTGCTGGAAAAGAAGAAACTCATGGCCGCTAGGGAGCGCAAAGCCACCAAGACCCTGGGGATCATTTTGGGAGCGTTTATTGCGTGTTGGCTGcccttcttcatcatctctttggTGATGCCTATTTGCCGGGATGCCTGTTGGTTCCACCTGGCCATCTTCGACTTCTTCACGTGGCTGGGTTATCTCAACTCCCTCATCAACCCCATCATCTATACCATGTCCAATGAGGACTTCAAACAAGCGTTCCATAAACTGATCCGCTTTAAGTGCACAAATTGA